Within the Glycine soja cultivar W05 chromosome 3, ASM419377v2, whole genome shotgun sequence genome, the region CGTCAATAATGCACTTAGGTACAAGTTAGTATATTCTTCAAATGCAGGTTCTTATTATCAATTCCTGCAATTCTGTTAGTGTTACTAATCATATACTAATTTATTCTCAACACCAATTGACTGAATTTTTCATGTGGATGATGCAGGTTCTTATTATCAATTCCTGCAATTCTGTTAGTGTTACTAATCTGAACATGATTAATAGTCCAAAATCTCACATACACGTAAATGGTTGTGAGGGTGCCACATTTTCTCATATTAATATTAGTGCTCCCGGTGATAGTCCTAACACTGATGGATTTGACATTTCTACTTCCAAAAATATCATGATCGAAGATTCAACTATAGCCACCGGTAAATTAAACAAAGTTTTCAtctaatgaaaatatatatagtatcaaatttcaaattaatgttttaaaatgattaCTATATGTGCAATTTTAACTTACATTGTCTTTCTACTTAAACAGGTGATGATTGTATTGCCATCAGTGGTGGCTCCTCCTACATCAATGTTACTGGGATTGCTTGTGGACCAGGCCATGGAATAAGGTTTATATAAATTacgttttaatttatttaatatatttgggAGTGATATCCTTCAACCTAACGCActtattaatatgaaaataacaattaaatatttgatggaATTATATCACACACTTGCACATGtcataaaactataaaatgattccttgattaaattaatatcttttgtTATATCCAATTTGTAACTATAACAAATCTCATCAATTAACATGAATGAATTAATCAGCATTGGCAGCCTCGGTAAAAAGTTTGATACAGTCCAAGAAGTTTATGTACGAAATTGCAGCTTCATAAGAACTACAAATGGAGCAAGAATCAAGACATTTCCAGTAAGCAAAATATATACGAGTGACAACGTATTTGCTTCCTATAACTATTTtgctataattatatattttgtaccCTTTTCTTAAACAATGTAGTTATATAAAAGACCATCATTATAcattggaatatatatatatatatatatatatatatatatatatatatatatatatatattcttttaaatccTGGAACATTGATTTAGAGGTGTAAGGAAATATTCATAtgcatagaaaaaaattattcccaaTATGTCTTACCACTTGAAAggaatattttattcattgtatttttttttttttatagaatggAATGGGTTATGCGAAACAAATTACTTTTGAGGATATCACCTTAGAACAAACTCGCAACCCAATAATTATAGATCAAGAATATCGTGATTTAACGGTATTCACTTAACTATACATTGATATTATATCCCGTTATTCCAACTTGTTTATTTTGTCTATTGTCTATTAAAGTTGTATTTTTGGAATAATTAGAATCAAGCAGTTGAAGTCAGTGATGTGACATACAGAGGAATTCATGGAACATCTCTAGATGGAAGAGCTATTACCTTAGATTGCGGCGAGTCTGGTTGTTATGGAATTGTATTGGATCAAATCAACATTGTCTCTTGTTTAACAGGAAAGTCTGCTTCGTGTTTTTGCAATAATGCTCATGGAACAGCTACAGCTACAAATCCAAATTGTACTTGCTTATTACCATGAAATCCTTGTTACCCACTCAAACATATCTATAAGTGAAATAATGAGTATTATCATATtactttttcaataaaatattaatgtgaACACTCatttttaggttttttatttgctcctcttttatttaatttattatatgtttttatttttatagaatgGAATTTGccaaagtaatatatataaataactacaTTTAATGTTATACATAACATTTAATTACTTGACAGTATACAAATattccataaaaaattatttttttaaaattatgtaaaatgaTAAGGAACGCCATTTCTTAGAAATTGttctaaatgaaattatttacgttcaaataaatttttccttttacaAATTTTTGTGTGACAATTTTTggcagaaaaagagaaaagaagtttattctTGAAAATTTCACAAATAGAGTTTCTCTTTCACATTAGAAGTTTTTGTACGGCACACAAATATAAGAATCAGTGCGACCTGCACCCGGGTGTTTGGAATTGTCGTTTGTTGCTACAGAACACAACTTGCCAAATGccaaaaggaaagagaaacatAAGTATACACTAAAATCCACACACAAGAGTTCCAATAACTCAAGAAAATTAGTAACACATTGTGAAAAATAAACACCACGGAAAGTATCACTTTAACTAAgtatcactttaattttttaatttttaatgtaatattaatattaaaatcaattctataaattatttttcttttttatttattagttcttcggtataaaataatttaagacgatatttattttgagatggAATAACTAGTTTTTCAGTAATGTTTGATTGAAAAAGAGAGGAGAAGAGAGTAAAAGGGAGGAGagaatttttacaattttctcTTATGTGATTTGGAGATTTggaaagaaagggaaaatttGTTTAAGTGGCACCATAAAGTTACAAAAGtaattattcaataatataAAGTACTTTCACGGAACTATAAAATACATAATACTACAAGTACTTCCGGGGAACAAACTCAAGCACTTTGTCAAGAGAAAGTCGAGAAGTCAATCTTCTGTAGAACCTAGATATTATTGCACTGTCAAATCATATTAAGAAATGATTACATAGGATATGAAATTTAATATTCCCAGGCTCGTCATTATGAC harbors:
- the LOC114405460 gene encoding probable polygalacturonase At3g15720 isoform X3 yields the protein MQSLITCVLIIAFISPCLCHRWNVGTQNTIYNVIDFGAVGDGKTDDTQLQGVIVAPTKDAWVEGNLNTLIMISNVNGLTIDGSGGLIDGYGSAWWACKSCPRPSVLIINSCNSVSVTNLNMINSPKSHIHVNGCEGATFSHINISAPGDSPNTDGFDISTSKNIMIEDSTIATGDDCIAISGGSSYINVTGIACGPGHGISIGSLGKKFDTVQEVYVRNCSFIRTTNGARIKTFPNGMGYAKQITFEDITLEQTRNPIIIDQEYRDLTNQAVEVSDVTYRGIHGTSLDGRAITLDCGESGCYGIVLDQINIVSCLTGKSASCFCNNAHGTATATNPNCTCLLP
- the LOC114405460 gene encoding probable polygalacturonase At3g15720 isoform X1, producing the protein MQSLITCVLIIAFISPCLCHRWNVGTQNTIYNVIDFGAVGDGKTDDTQAFLKAWQSMCEAQGTSTLLIPPNKVFLVTSMLLKGPCVAPSVQIQLQGVIVAPTKDAWVEGNLNTLIMISNVNGLTIDGSGGLIDGYGSAWWACKSCPRPSVLIINSCNSVSVTNLNMINSPKSHIHVNGCEGATFSHINISAPGDSPNTDGFDISTSKNIMIEDSTIATGDDCIAISGGSSYINVTGIACGPGHGISIGSLGKKFDTVQEVYVRNCSFIRTTNGARIKTFPNGMGYAKQITFEDITLEQTRNPIIIDQEYRDLTNQAVEVSDVTYRGIHGTSLDGRAITLDCGESGCYGIVLDQINIVSCLTGKSASCFCNNAHGTATATNPNCTCLLP
- the LOC114405460 gene encoding probable polygalacturonase At3g15720 isoform X2: MQSLITCVLIIAFISPCLCHRWNVGTQNTIYNVIDFGAVGDGKTDDTQAFLKAWQSMCEAQGTSTLLIPPNKVFLVTSMLLKGPCVAPSVQIQLQGVIVAPTKDAWVEGNLNTLIMISNVNGLTIDGSGGLIDGYGSAWWACKSCPRPSVLIINSCNSVSVTNLNMINSPKSHIHVNGCEGATFSHINISAPGDSPNTDGFDISTSKNIMIEDSTIATGDDCIAISGGSSYINVTGIACGPGHGISIGSLGKKFDTVQEVYVRNCSFIRTTNGARIKTFPNQAVEVSDVTYRGIHGTSLDGRAITLDCGESGCYGIVLDQINIVSCLTGKSASCFCNNAHGTATATNPNCTCLLP